A region from the Sandaracinus amylolyticus genome encodes:
- a CDS encoding TIM-barrel domain-containing protein, translated as MRWIVGALLVLAGCASEQPSSSHDAGVDVGPARVDGGVDAAPVDGPCAMSGRVPSWIETTDRAHHVIARGAIRDVHLWAFDDGLLRVRYVPASTAPIERSFALVTPANEMAPAAITIDATDDGAFATICSDTFVATIEREGMRVVVRDRAGTVLLEDAPDVAPSAREVVRISPRDELFTGLGERTGPFDRRGRRAIVWTTDAYDPAHGGFAPDADPLYLAIPFFVAVRGAAASEAVAYGLFTDVAYRQEYDLAASDPDRYGIRSAGPELDQWLIAGPHPRDVLRRYSSLTGRTPRPPRWSLGFHQSRWGYHDVARMDRLASDFRANDVPADALWLDIQHMDAFRTFTFDPLRFGDPEGLASRLDARGFSLIVIADPGLKVDPGWSVHDRVVAGGLYLRNPDGTPHVASTWASDSLFLDFTMPAARALWSEEITRLARRGIDGIWLDVNEPTTFPESGGENTVPNDLPIHGDGIATTMAEGHNVYALLQARATREGLREAHPDRRPFILCRAGFAGIQREAAVWTGDAPSTWWSLEQVLPMLLGTSMSGVPFVGSDVGGYSGHATPELFARWMALGSISPFFRAHQTNGPPDAEPWSFGSEVLDISRARIRARYALTPYLVSLFDEHERTGAPVLRPMMYEHFEDRALRDVGDQAMLGPFLLVAPITREGATTREVRLPSGRWYEVDSGAIVEGPRTIEVGATLAALPTFVREGAILPRVSGDVASTRELGGTLFLDVYPSARESTFTLVEDAGDGYGATSRTTLTLGRHEAGARLVIGAREGDFDPGARTIELRVWRVDGVVRGVRVGGVEQAFVHDENERTLIVRMADPGAAGATIELDYDVTIIEPSPPLDVVLEVEVPESTPVGSVVHVASSANGWTHAPLEVVHPGLARGTLRVGRGEWFEYKYTRGTWDTVEKWPGCVEATNRYGLGRAGVRRDRVFEWRDVCE; from the coding sequence ATGCGGTGGATCGTGGGAGCGCTCCTGGTGCTCGCGGGGTGCGCGAGCGAGCAGCCATCGTCGAGCCACGACGCGGGCGTGGACGTCGGCCCCGCGCGCGTCGATGGCGGCGTCGACGCGGCGCCGGTCGACGGTCCCTGCGCGATGAGCGGCCGCGTGCCCTCGTGGATCGAGACCACCGATCGCGCGCACCACGTGATCGCGCGCGGCGCGATCCGCGACGTGCACCTCTGGGCGTTCGACGACGGCCTGCTGCGCGTGCGCTACGTCCCCGCGAGCACCGCGCCGATCGAGCGATCGTTCGCGCTGGTCACGCCTGCGAACGAGATGGCGCCCGCCGCGATCACGATCGACGCGACCGACGACGGAGCGTTCGCGACGATCTGCAGCGACACGTTCGTCGCGACGATCGAGCGCGAGGGCATGCGCGTCGTGGTGCGCGATCGCGCGGGCACGGTGCTGCTCGAGGACGCGCCCGACGTCGCGCCGAGCGCGCGCGAGGTCGTGCGCATCTCGCCGCGCGACGAGCTCTTCACCGGGCTCGGCGAGCGCACCGGTCCGTTCGATCGACGTGGACGCCGCGCGATCGTGTGGACGACCGACGCCTACGATCCCGCGCACGGAGGCTTCGCCCCCGACGCCGATCCGCTCTACCTCGCGATCCCGTTCTTCGTCGCGGTGCGCGGCGCTGCCGCGTCCGAGGCCGTCGCCTACGGCCTGTTCACCGACGTCGCGTACCGCCAGGAGTACGACCTCGCGGCGAGCGATCCCGACCGCTACGGAATTCGTAGCGCCGGCCCCGAGCTCGATCAGTGGCTGATCGCGGGCCCGCATCCGCGCGACGTGCTGCGCCGATATTCGTCGCTCACCGGTCGCACGCCGCGCCCGCCGCGCTGGTCGCTCGGCTTCCACCAGTCGCGCTGGGGCTATCACGACGTCGCGCGCATGGACCGGCTCGCGAGCGACTTCCGCGCGAACGACGTGCCCGCCGACGCGCTGTGGCTCGACATCCAGCACATGGACGCGTTCCGCACGTTCACCTTCGATCCGCTGCGCTTCGGCGATCCCGAAGGGCTCGCGTCGCGCCTCGACGCGCGCGGCTTCTCGCTGATCGTGATCGCCGATCCCGGGTTGAAGGTCGATCCCGGCTGGAGCGTGCACGACCGCGTCGTCGCGGGCGGGCTCTACCTGCGCAATCCCGACGGCACGCCGCACGTCGCGAGCACCTGGGCGAGCGACTCGCTCTTCCTCGACTTCACGATGCCCGCGGCGCGCGCGCTGTGGAGCGAGGAGATCACGCGGCTCGCGCGGCGCGGCATCGACGGCATCTGGCTCGACGTGAACGAGCCCACGACGTTCCCGGAGAGCGGCGGCGAGAACACCGTGCCGAACGATCTGCCGATCCACGGCGACGGCATCGCGACCACGATGGCCGAGGGCCACAACGTGTACGCGCTGCTGCAGGCGCGCGCGACGCGCGAAGGCTTGCGCGAGGCGCATCCCGATCGCCGCCCGTTCATCCTCTGTCGCGCCGGGTTCGCCGGGATCCAGCGCGAGGCCGCGGTGTGGACCGGCGATGCGCCGAGCACGTGGTGGTCGCTCGAGCAGGTGCTCCCGATGCTGCTCGGCACGAGCATGTCGGGCGTGCCGTTCGTCGGGAGCGACGTCGGTGGGTACTCGGGCCACGCGACGCCCGAGCTCTTCGCGCGGTGGATGGCGCTGGGCTCGATCTCGCCGTTCTTCCGCGCGCACCAGACGAACGGTCCGCCGGACGCCGAGCCGTGGAGCTTCGGGAGCGAGGTGCTCGACATCTCGCGCGCTCGCATCCGCGCGCGCTACGCGCTGACGCCGTACCTCGTGTCGCTGTTCGACGAGCACGAACGAACGGGCGCGCCGGTGCTGCGACCGATGATGTACGAGCACTTCGAGGATCGCGCGCTGCGCGACGTCGGCGATCAGGCGATGCTCGGACCGTTCTTGCTCGTCGCGCCGATCACGCGCGAGGGCGCGACGACGCGCGAGGTGCGCCTTCCGAGCGGGCGCTGGTACGAGGTCGACTCGGGCGCGATCGTCGAAGGACCGCGCACGATCGAAGTGGGCGCGACGCTCGCTGCGCTCCCGACCTTCGTGCGCGAAGGCGCGATCCTGCCGCGCGTCTCGGGCGACGTCGCGAGCACGCGCGAGCTCGGTGGGACGCTGTTCCTCGACGTCTATCCGTCGGCGCGCGAGAGCACGTTCACGCTGGTCGAGGACGCAGGGGATGGATACGGCGCGACGTCACGCACCACGCTGACGCTGGGCCGCCACGAAGCGGGCGCGCGCCTCGTGATCGGCGCGCGCGAGGGCGACTTCGATCCCGGCGCGCGCACGATCGAGCTGCGCGTGTGGCGCGTCGACGGCGTGGTGCGCGGCGTGCGCGTCGGCGGTGTCGAGCAGGCCTTCGTGCACGACGAGAACGAGCGCACGCTGATCGTGCGGATGGCCGATCCCGGCGCGGCGGGCGCGACGATCGAGCTCGACTACGACGTGACGATCATCGAGCCGAGCCCGCCGCTCGACGTCGTGCTCGAGGTCGAGGTGCCCGAGAGCACGCCGGTCGGCAGCGTCGTCCACGTCGCGAGCAGCGCGAACGGATGGACTCACGCGCCGCTCGAAGTGGTCCATCCTGGTCTGGCGCGCGGAACGCTGCGCGTCGGTCGCGGCGAGTGGTTCGAGTACAAGTACACGCGCGGCACGTGGGACACGGTCGAGAAGTGGCCGGGCTGCGTCGAGGCGACGAATCGCTACGGCCTCGGGCGCGCCGGCGTCCGTCGTGATCGCGTCTTCGAGTGGCGCGACGTCTGCGAGTGA
- a CDS encoding pyridoxal-phosphate-dependent aminotransferase family protein: MGPGPSDVPPRVLRALASPTVGHLDPYYLRVMNETRELLKRTFRTDNELTFPISATGMAGMEAAVVNLIEPGDEMIVGVNGVFGERMCDVAARAGATVHRVEAPWGTTIEPDAIRAALSANPNVKVVGIVHAETSTGAHQPLEEIGKTVREHDALFLVDAVTSLGGAPLEIDAWHVDACYSGSQKCLSCPPGLSPVTFSPRAIERIEKRTSKVQSWYLDVSMIKSYWGGERAYHHTAPVNMTYAMREALRMVHEEGLEQRWARHATHHRALRAGLEALGLRYVPERSLPMLNAVHVPAGVDDAATRKALLEQHGIEIGGGLGPFKGKAWRVGLMGASCTRRHVTTLLGALGSLLPNASAGEALAAADRAYSS; encoded by the coding sequence ATGGGCCCGGGCCCGAGCGACGTCCCGCCGCGCGTGCTGCGCGCGCTCGCGTCGCCGACCGTCGGGCACCTCGACCCGTACTATCTGCGCGTGATGAACGAGACGCGCGAGCTCCTGAAGCGCACGTTCCGCACCGACAACGAGCTCACGTTCCCGATCAGCGCGACCGGCATGGCGGGCATGGAGGCCGCGGTCGTGAACCTGATCGAGCCGGGCGACGAGATGATCGTCGGCGTGAACGGCGTGTTCGGCGAGCGCATGTGCGACGTCGCGGCGCGCGCGGGCGCGACGGTGCATCGCGTGGAAGCGCCGTGGGGCACGACGATCGAGCCCGACGCGATCCGCGCCGCGCTCTCGGCGAACCCGAACGTGAAGGTCGTCGGCATCGTGCACGCGGAGACGTCGACGGGCGCGCACCAGCCGCTCGAGGAGATCGGCAAGACGGTGCGCGAGCACGACGCGCTCTTCCTCGTCGACGCGGTCACGTCGCTCGGCGGCGCGCCGCTCGAGATCGACGCCTGGCACGTCGATGCGTGTTACTCGGGCTCGCAGAAGTGCTTGTCGTGCCCGCCGGGCCTGTCGCCGGTGACGTTCTCGCCGCGCGCGATCGAGCGCATCGAGAAGCGCACGAGCAAGGTGCAGAGCTGGTACCTCGACGTCTCGATGATCAAGTCGTACTGGGGCGGCGAGCGCGCGTACCACCACACTGCGCCGGTGAACATGACGTACGCCATGCGCGAGGCGCTGCGCATGGTGCACGAGGAAGGGCTCGAGCAGCGCTGGGCGCGCCACGCCACGCACCACCGCGCGCTGCGCGCGGGCCTCGAGGCGCTCGGCCTGCGCTACGTGCCCGAGCGCTCGCTGCCGATGCTCAACGCGGTGCACGTGCCCGCGGGCGTCGACGACGCGGCGACGCGCAAGGCGCTGCTCGAGCAGCACGGCATCGAGATCGGCGGCGGGCTCGGCCCGTTCAAGGGCAAGGCGTGGCGCGTCGGGCTGATGGGCGCGTCGTGCACGCGCCGCCACGTGACGACGCTGCTCGGCGCGCTGGGCTCGCTGCTGCCGAACGCGTCGGCGGGCGAGGCGCTCGCCGCGGCGGATCGCGCGTACTCGAGCTGA
- a CDS encoding trypsin-like serine protease, translating into MNASRKSEVGSIAAIALVTCGGCATEDAPIAEVAEAAPIVAHAAGGWIEHARSPLVPYCHGVLVAPDVVVTASNCADEGWYELSFGVGDAGDPSIPVAAAMWHPMAGEDPRHALVALVLERPVEGVTPASLEALQAMPCDVELPTYMVTARGTEGDRKIWTACGLEPESESDVPTLVAMEGYPNCHGDSGAGAFVRGARDRVIGWVTTAGRLGPVHPEHEVCVTSVGLATVAANVDFLELARERSRVAAPF; encoded by the coding sequence ATGAACGCGAGTCGGAAGTCGGAGGTGGGGAGCATCGCCGCGATCGCGCTGGTGACGTGCGGCGGATGCGCGACGGAGGACGCGCCGATCGCCGAGGTCGCCGAGGCGGCGCCGATCGTCGCGCACGCGGCCGGTGGTTGGATCGAGCACGCGCGCTCGCCGCTCGTCCCCTACTGCCATGGCGTGCTCGTCGCGCCGGACGTGGTCGTCACCGCGTCGAACTGCGCGGACGAGGGCTGGTACGAGCTCTCGTTCGGCGTCGGCGACGCGGGGGATCCATCGATCCCGGTCGCCGCCGCGATGTGGCACCCGATGGCGGGTGAAGATCCGCGGCACGCGCTGGTCGCGCTCGTGCTCGAGCGTCCGGTGGAAGGCGTCACGCCCGCGTCGCTCGAGGCGCTGCAGGCGATGCCGTGCGACGTCGAGCTGCCGACGTACATGGTGACGGCGCGCGGCACCGAGGGCGATCGGAAGATCTGGACCGCGTGCGGGCTCGAGCCCGAGAGCGAGTCCGACGTGCCCACGCTCGTCGCGATGGAGGGCTATCCGAACTGCCACGGCGACAGCGGCGCGGGCGCGTTCGTGCGGGGCGCGCGAGATCGCGTGATCGGATGGGTCACGACCGCAGGACGGCTCGGCCCGGTGCACCCGGAGCACGAGGTCTGCGTGACGAGCGTGGGGCTCGCGACCGTCGCCGCGAACGTCGACTTCCTCGAGCTCGCGAGAGAGCGCTCGCGCGTCGCCGCGCCGTTCTGA
- a CDS encoding glutathione S-transferase N-terminal domain-containing protein: protein MELFGSTALDALVEWTRARTNDERLRLAEATLPTLARLGAGARTIRDRGPRPAETLILYQREGCPFSRRVREALAMLDLDARIKPVPRGSVRHARELIALTGDIEIPVLVDPAMGVVLASTDAILAHLFQHYGRGHVPLRLRDHVTSKLATKLRQGRGQDGRPSIAPSRALELTGYEASPASRLVRETLDELELPYLSRPLAPHSPRRRAYFAEEGTMELPRLEDPAAGITLYGASAICSYLERTYAFGPDRGLDAGVPDERTVPMTARARRAPQIEERR, encoded by the coding sequence ATGGAGCTCTTCGGTAGCACCGCGCTCGACGCGCTGGTCGAGTGGACGCGCGCGCGCACGAACGACGAACGTCTGCGCCTCGCCGAGGCGACGTTGCCCACGCTCGCGAGGCTGGGCGCGGGCGCGCGGACGATCCGCGATCGTGGCCCGCGGCCCGCCGAGACGTTGATCCTCTACCAGCGCGAGGGATGCCCGTTCTCGAGACGCGTGCGCGAGGCGCTCGCGATGCTCGACCTCGACGCGCGCATCAAGCCGGTGCCGCGCGGCTCGGTGCGTCACGCGCGCGAGCTGATCGCGCTCACCGGCGACATCGAGATCCCGGTGCTGGTCGATCCCGCGATGGGCGTGGTGCTCGCGAGCACCGACGCGATCCTCGCGCACCTCTTCCAGCACTACGGGCGAGGGCACGTGCCGCTGCGGCTGCGCGATCACGTGACGTCGAAGCTCGCGACGAAGCTGCGCCAGGGGCGCGGACAGGATGGACGCCCCTCGATCGCGCCGAGCCGCGCGCTCGAGCTCACCGGCTACGAGGCGTCTCCGGCGTCGCGCCTGGTGCGCGAGACGCTCGACGAGCTCGAGCTGCCGTACCTCTCGCGCCCGCTCGCGCCGCACAGCCCGCGACGCCGCGCGTACTTCGCGGAGGAGGGCACGATGGAGCTGCCGCGCCTCGAGGATCCCGCCGCGGGGATCACGCTCTACGGCGCCTCCGCGATCTGCAGCTACCTCGAGCGCACGTACGCGTTCGGTCCGGATCGCGGGCTCGACGCGGGCGTGCCCGACGAGCGCACCGTGCCGATGACCGCGCGCGCTCGCCGCGCGCCGCAGATCGAGGAGCGCCGATGA
- a CDS encoding TerB family tellurite resistance protein, whose protein sequence is MELRDLTNDETVCLMGLLREVIQADDDYSPAERAKMRELRDALGDERFDAAIDEAKRRYAGSRAALKEHAKTITRPEARRAMYALLERVAASDGVTASEKKPLDWVASWWDLKT, encoded by the coding sequence ATGGAGCTCCGCGATCTCACGAACGACGAGACGGTCTGCCTGATGGGCCTCCTGCGCGAGGTGATCCAGGCCGACGACGACTACAGCCCCGCCGAGCGCGCGAAGATGCGCGAGCTGCGCGACGCGCTCGGCGACGAGCGCTTCGATGCCGCGATCGACGAGGCGAAGCGTCGCTACGCGGGATCGCGCGCGGCGCTCAAGGAGCACGCGAAGACGATCACGCGCCCCGAGGCGCGCCGCGCGATGTACGCGCTGCTGGAGCGGGTCGCGGCGAGCGACGGCGTGACCGCGAGCGAGAAGAAGCCGCTCGACTGGGTCGCGTCGTGGTGGGACCTCAAGACCTGA